A window from Pseudoliparis swirei isolate HS2019 ecotype Mariana Trench chromosome 17, NWPU_hadal_v1, whole genome shotgun sequence encodes these proteins:
- the gdf10a gene encoding growth/differentiation factor 10, with amino-acid sequence MAALSMTPSHLFLLMLNCFLGAASVRIIKGGNGSARDSFLQPSSDLFSDDLDQDMVSKHMSKLYEKYNRENRLREGNTVRSFRTCQDSSEHRTVYLNLTTVQDSEVILSATFHFLLDRRPRQKPWFCKRFKSPSCRSSAVHPSPSISLLLRSVSSGSEVRSGPMGSLLGNVTFHPPRRGVWQMKDVTQVIKEARDKGHLLVSVELDYHRKPEGALPGGNLPYLLLYANDQALAEPNSVAASLQRYDPFNNGGEASHSSHRANSSPESKGRERREAALLSEPIQNNELPQVDFRPDGYRKDDLWESTWYLALKPKLGRKENKRKSQEEEEADQGRRVHDNEERLVLKEGERKSQGLKADDSTEQIIKDSHMPTTSDGRKREWKNEGRDGRRHKGSANTQSPVLSFDEQAMRKARRRQWGDSQHRGCSRRNLRVDFADIGWSDWVIAPKAFDAYYCAGTCGFPMHKVARPSNHATIQSIVRAVGIIPGVPEPCCVPEKMSPLAVLYQDESRNPVLKVYPNMSVKSCSCR; translated from the exons ATGGCAGCTCTGAGTATGACTCCCTCCCACCTGTTCCTGCTGATGTTAAACTGTTTCCTGGGTGCTGCATCAGTTAGGATCATCAAAGGGGGCAATGGGAGCGCACGGGACAGCTTCCTCCAGCCCTCTTCGGACCTGTTCTCAGATGACCTGGACCAGGACATGGTCTCCAAGCACATGTCCAAACTGTACGAAAAATACAACAGGGAAAACCGCCTCCGAGAGGGAAACACTGTGAGGAGTTTCAGAACCTGCCAAG ACTCCTCTGAGCACAGGACGGTGTACCTGAACCTTACAACCGTTCAGGACTCAGAGGTCATCCTCTCTGCCACATTCCACTTCCTGCTCGATCGGCGCCCTCGTCAAAAACCCTGGTTCTGTAAACGCTTCAAAAGCCCATCCTGTCGTTCCTCAGCCGTCCACCCTTCTCCGTCCATCAGCCTGCTCCttcgctctgtctcctctgggtcagaggtcagatctGGGCCAATGGGGTCACTTTTAGGCAATGTGACCTTCCACCCACCCAGGAGAGGGGTGTGGCAGATGAAAGATGTGACACAGGTCATAAAGGAGGCCAGGGACAAGGGTCATCTCCTGGTGTCAGTGGAGTTGGACTACCACCGGAAACCAGAGGGGGCGCTGCCTGGTGGAAACCTGCCCTATCTGTTGCTGTATGCTAATGACCAAGCCTTGGCCGAGCCCAACAGCGTGGCTGCAAGCCTTCAGAGATACGACCCGTTCAACAACGGAGGAGAGGCCTCGCATTCCTCTCACAGAGCCAACTCCTCGCCAGAGTCAAAAGGACGAGAGAGAAGGGAAGCAGCTCTGCTCTCCGAGCCCATCCAGAACAATGAGCTGCCTCAGGTTGACTTCAGGCCTGATGGGTACAGAAAGGATGACCTCTGGGAGAGCACTTGGTACCTGGCACTCAAACCGAAattaggaaggaaggaaaataaaagaaagagccaggaggaagaagaagcggATCAAGGTAGAAGAGTGCATGATAATGAAGAACGTCTGGTTCtcaaagaaggagaaagaaaatcaCAGGGGCTCAAAGCTGATGACTCAACTGAGCAAATAATCAAAGACAGTCACATGCCGACTACCAGTGACGGACGAAAGCGCGAGTGGAAAAACGAGGGAAGGGACGGAAGAAGGCACAAAGGGAGCGCTAACACTCAGTCGCCTGTTCTGAGTTTTGATGAACAAGCAATGCGTAAGGCCAGAAGGAGGCAGTGGGGCGACTCCCAGCACAGAGGCTGCTCCAGGAGGAACCTCAGAGTGGATTTTGCAGACATTGGCTGGAGCGACTGGGTTATAGCACCCAAGGCCTTTGATGCCTACTACTGCGCTGGCACATGCGGCTTCCCCATGCACAAG GTGGCGAGGCCGTCTAACCACGCCACCATCCAGAGCATAGTCCGTGCCGTTGGTATCATCCCCGGAGTTCCTGAGCCCTGCTGCGTCCCAGAGAAGATGAGTCCTCTGGCTGTGCTCTACCAGGATGAATCCAGGAATCCAGTGCTCAAGGTTTACCCCAATATGTCCGTCAAGTCTTGCTCCTGCAGATAG
- the prdm8 gene encoding PR domain zinc finger protein 8 has translation MSSGLTMDHTFLPRSIWTGDSKFLQHPADLYTSVLVTRSIPAGTCFGPCVLQNTFYETIAFIAQKSCDKRSKSYVFRVDPEAMSNSALVLSWLRLVQAARNGEEQNTEAFLKAGQLYVRTIRDIRQEEELLVWYDQELSHLLGFTDMMTRGSSEEFKCGRCNQVFENENPFLAHCRFLCTQVKTDTWSREIYEHKHVEIKRQRRVTDFHNIARDLEHKKSGSNEDAEIFPKRRKHEDSLYLKGRKTVLLEKTNMSNDDNITPLMKGYDQSAGEASSSAGKLKADKIKPDHLGYKNDGFTHDREMETRESSGLHSSSSSAFSLVLSNNRGEQKSAFCKPSKRTSPIDPHAHIISASTAPPRRLEEMPDSFTSRTLMGYNNLMGSNLLSSELHTVPSPVAVNNAFHYAPEHWSRSIGAQLQNTSSLTILPPTFTSFGVSVQNWCAKCNLSFRMTSDLVFHMRSHHKKEFAAESHVRRRREEKLTCPICHEYFRERHHLSRHMTSHN, from the exons ATGTCCAGCGG TTTAACGATGGATCACACTTTCCTGCCTCGCTCCATCTGGACCGGTGACAGTAAATTCCTCCAGCATCCGGCGGACCTCTACACCAGTGTGCTCGTTACGCGCAGCATCCCTGCAGGCACGTGCTTCGGTCCATGTGTGCTCCAAAACACCTTCTACGAGACCATCGCCTTCATAGCGCAGAAATCATGCGATAAGAGATCTAAATCATATGTGTTCAGG GTGGACCCTGAGGCCATGAGCAATTCTGCGCTGGTTCTGTCCTGGCTGCGGCTCGTACAGGCTGCGCGCAATGGAGAGGAGCAGAATACAGAGGCCTTTTTGAAAGCGGGTCAACTGTATGTGCGGACCATCCGGGACATCcggcaggaggaagagctgctgGTGTGGTACGACCAGGAGCTGTCTCACCTACTGGGCTTCACAGACATGATGACCAGGGGCTCCAGTGAAG AGTTCAAATGTGGAAGATGTAACCAGGTTTTTGAGAACGAGAATCCTTTCCTGGCTCACTGCCGATTCCTGTGCACTCAAGTAAAGACTGACACCTGGAGCCGCGAGATTTACGAGCACAAGCATGTGGAAATTAAGAGGCAACGTCGAGTGACAGATTTCCACAACATCGCCAGAGATTTGGAACACAAAAAATCTGGCAGCAACGAGGATGCAGAGATTTTCCCCAAGAGAAGGAAACACGAGGACTCTCTCTATCTCAAAGGGCGGAAAACGGTTCTGTTGGAAAAAACTAATATGTCAAACGATGACAATATTACACCGCTGATGAAAGGCTACGACCAGTCAGCAGGAGAGGCATCTTCCTCTGCGGGGAAACTGAAAGCTGATAAGATTAAACCGGATCATTTGGGATATAAGAACGATGGCTTTACGCACGACAGAGAAATGGAAACAAGGGAGAGCTCTGGTCTGCACTCAAGCAGCAGCAGTGCCTTTTCTCTGGTCCTGTCCAACAATCGGGGGGAGCAGAAAAGCGCTTTCTGTAAACCAAGTAAAAGAACTTCACCTATTGACCCCCATGCGCATATCATCAGTGCGTCAACAGCCCCCCCTCGCCGTCTCGAGGAGATGCCTGATTCCTTCACCTCCAGGACTCTTATGGGATACAACAATTTGATGGGGTCCAACCTCCTGAGCAGTGAGTTGCATACCGTCCCTTCCCCGGTGGCAGTAAACAATGCTTTCCATTACGCACCGGAGCACTGGTCCAGGAGCATTGGCGCTCAGTTGCAGAACACATCTTCTCTCACGATCCTTCCGCCGACGTTCACCTCATTCGGCGTGTCTGTGCAGAACTGGTGCGCCAAATGCAACCTGTCCTTCCGCATGACCTCCGACCTCGTTTTCCACATGCGCTCTCATCACAAGAAGGAGTTCGCGGCGGAGTCCcacgtgaggaggaggagagaggaaaaactCACCTGCCCGATCTGCCACGAATACTTCCGGGAGCGGCACCACCTGTCCAGACACATGACTTCTCATAACTGA